In Salvia miltiorrhiza cultivar Shanhuang (shh) unplaced genomic scaffold, IMPLAD_Smil_shh fragScaff_scaffold_101, whole genome shotgun sequence, a single genomic region encodes these proteins:
- the LOC131002273 gene encoding protein S40-7-like: MQMQVTFLPSRYYSYFIRLHYATLSASRKMDPTFAVGYRHRRSPSSDRFISVFYPPSSASTADVSSFSSAGGDELSEVDVFYTSDFSDDSRGSRSGTSEHLFRRSVHQPEKFGILAALPEDRRKTDVVVQKPALSSPPTTSFSRDIPAIPKPHFPSEAKFSQSMPVRRFQQSAPMNVPMMPRKARNKEAAFVDGGDEAEEEEEEVLPPHEMVARVSLRNQKTTFSVLEGVGRTLKGRDLRQVRNAVWRQTGFLD, translated from the coding sequence ATGCAAATGCAGGTTACATTTTTGCCCTCCAGATATTACTCCTACTTTATTAGACTCCACTACGCCACACTCTCTGCTTCCCGAAAAATGGATCCCACCTTCGCCGTCGGTTACCGCCACCGCCGTTCACCGTCGTCGGATCGATTCATCAGCGTCTTCTATCCTCCTTCTTCCGCATCCACGGCCGACGTCTCCTCCTTCTCCTCTGCCGGCGGTGACGAGCTCAGCGAAGTCGACGTCTTCTACACCAGCGACTTCTCCGACGACTCCCGGGGCAGCCGGTCTGGCACCTCTGAACACCTCTTCCGCCGCTCCGTCCACCAACCGGAGAAGTTTGGGATCCTGGCCGCGCTACCGGAGGATCGCCGGAAAACCGACGTCGTCGTCCAGAAACCCGCGCTCAGCTCCCCACCGACGACGTCGTTTTCGCGCGATATTCCTGCGATTCCGAAGCCTCATTTCCCGTCGGAGGCGAAGTTCTCTCAGTCGATGCCGGTGCGGCGGTTCCAGCAGTCGGCGCCGATGAACGTTCCGATGATGCCGAGGAAGGCGAGGAACAAGGAGGCGGCGTTCGTGGACGGCGGCGAcgaggcggaggaggaggaggaggaggtgcTGCCGCCGCATGAGATGGTGGCGCGTGTGTCGTTGAGGAATCAGAAGACCACGTTTTCGGTGCTGGAGGGCGTGGGGCGGACGCTCAAGGGGAGAGATCTACGGCAGGTCCGCAATGCTGTGTGGCGCCAAACAGGTTTTCTCGACTAA
- the LOC131002288 gene encoding protein ORANGE-LIKE, chloroplastic-like, translating into MASFYLYTPLPSSPHASKLNFSGKPIFPGSSACPKHLFFFRNSRTKLIAASSSPSDASANSGGPGESGASNFCIIEGPETVQDFVQMQLQEIQDNIKSRRNKIFLLMEELRRLRVQQRIKSMKYEPDDENEMPDIPSSIPFLPAVTPRTLKQLYLTSFSFVSGIIVFGGLIAPTLELKLGIGGTSYEDFISKMHLPMQLSQVDPIVASFSGGAVGVISALMLLEINNVEQQEKKRCKYCHGTGYLSCARCSASGLCVSIEPIVTNATDRPLNAPTTRRCQNCSGSGKVMCPTCLCTGMIMASEHDPRIEPFD; encoded by the exons ATGGCTTCTTTCTATCTCTACACGCCCCTGCCATCGTCGCCCCACGCTTCCAAACTTAATTTTTCCGGCAAGCCGATCTTCCCCGGAAGCAGCGCCTGCCCAAAACACCTCTTCTTCTTTAGGAACTCAAGAACCAAGCTCATTGCAGCTTCGTCTTCACCGAGCGATGCCTCCGCTAATTCCGGCGGTCCTGGAGAGAGCGGCGCAAG CAATTTCTGCATTATAGAAGGGCCTGAGACTGTTCAGGATTTTGTTCAGATGCAGCTGCAGGAAATCCAAGACAACATTAAAAGCAGACGCAATAAAATTTTTCTTCTTATGGAAGAA TTGAGGAGGTTGAGAGTGCAACAACGCATTAAAAGCATGAAATACGAGCCTGATGATGAAAATGAGATGCCGGATATACCGTCATCAATTCCCTTTCTTCCTGCTGTG ACCCCAAGGACACTGAAGCAGCTGTATTTGACAAGCTTTTCATTCGTATCTGGAATTATAGTATTTGGGGGTCTCATTGCACCAACT CTTGAGCTAAAATTGGGTATAGGAGGAACTTCATATGAAGACTTCATAAGCAAAATGCATTTGCCTATGCAATTAAG TCAGGTAGATCCTATCGTAGCCTCGTTCTCAGGTGGTGCAGTGGGGGTTATTTCAGCATTGATGCTGCTGGAGATTAACAATGTCGAGCAGCAAGAGAAAAAAAGATGCAAATATTGTCATGGCACTg ggTACTTGTCATGTGCCCGTTGTTCAGCAAGCGGTTTGTGTGTGTCCATCGAACCCATCGTAACAAACGCTACCGATCGGCCGTTGAATGCACCAACTACTAGAAGGTGTCAAAATTGCTCTGGGTCTGGAAAG GTAATGTGCCCTACCTGCCTTTGCACCGGGATGATAATGGCAAGTGAGCATGACCCTCGTATCGAACCATTCGACTAG
- the LOC131002274 gene encoding NAC domain-containing protein 90-like gives MQNDSHTQLNNMDAIATLPGFRFYPTEEELVSFYLHHKLRGTRLEEIDTLIPLLDIYQYNPWDLPLGLESEQWFFFSQREARGGRPSRLTSEGYWKATGSPGDVYSSHNGSVIGRKRTMVFYVGRAPNGTKTPWKMNEYLPPPNSQPQLSQELSLCRIYKNSRSLRAFDRRPPPPPDVVNPIFHHESLENENDHSFHV, from the exons ATGCAAAATGATTCACACACCCAATTAAATAATATGGATGCGATTGCGACGCTACCGGGCTTTAGGTTCTATCCGACGGAGGAAGAACTGGTGTCGTTCTATCTCCATCACAAGCTCAGAGGCACAAGACTGGAGGAAATCGACACCCTCATCCCACTCCTCGATATTTACCAATATAATCCATGGGACCTTCCAC TTGGGTTGGAGAGCGAGCAGTGGTTCTTCTTCAGCCAGCGGGAAGCGCGCGGCGGAAGGCCGAGCCGGCTGACGTCGGAGGGGTACTGGAAGGCGACGGGGTCCCCCGGCGACGTCTACTCTTCACACAACGGCAGTGTGATCGGCCGGAAAAGAACGATGGTCTTCTACGTCGGAAGGGCTCCAAACGGGACCAAAACCCCTTGGAAAATGAACGAGTACTTGCCTCCTCCTAATTCACAGCCTCAG TTAAGCCAAGAACTCAGCTTATGCCGAATATACAAAAACTCAAGAAGCCTGAGGGCATTCGACCGACGCCCGCCTCCGCCTCCCGACGTTGTTAATCCAATATTTCATCATGAATCACTGGAAAATGAAAATGACCACTCCTTCCATGTATGA